A genomic region of Saccopteryx bilineata isolate mSacBil1 chromosome 1, mSacBil1_pri_phased_curated, whole genome shotgun sequence contains the following coding sequences:
- the C1H11orf96 gene encoding uncharacterized protein C11orf96 homolog translates to MPWGRRRQQRRRAPRIVVEQRPRSPAPHRRALHPSNRGALTLAHEGRTHPAADLDPPPSEPLAAASRGAPAQRPSPDSPAASQPGPEDAGSAMAAAKPSELMGICSSYQAVMPHFVCLADEFPQPVRPTKLTKGKGRLRRPRQSRFKTQPVTFDEIQEVEEEGVSPMEEEKAKKSFLQSLECLRRSTQSLSLQREQLSSCKLRNSLDSSDSDSAL, encoded by the coding sequence ATGCCGTGGGGCAGACGGCGGCAGCAGCGGCGGCGAGCGCCTCGGATCGTGGTGGAGCAGCGCCCCCGGAGCCCGGCGCCCCACCGACGGGCCCTCCACCCGTCCAACCGAGGAGCGCTGACCCTGGCCCACGAGGGCCGCACGCACCCCGCAGCAGATTTGGATCCCCCGCCCAGCGAGCCCCTGGCTGCTGCCTCCCGGGGGGCCCCGGCGCAGCGGCCGTCCCCAGACAGCCCTGCCGCCTCGCAGCCCGGCCCCGAAGACGCCGGCAGCGCCATGGCGGCCGCCAAGCCCAGCGAGCTAATGGGCATCTGCTCCAGCTACCAAGCGGTGATGCCGCACTTCGTGTGCCTGGCTGATGAGTTCCCGCAGCCCGTGCGGCCCACCAAGCTGACCAAGGGCAAGGGCCGGCTGCGGCGGCCGCGCCAGTCCCGCTTCAAGACGCAGCCGGTGACCTTCGACGAGATCcaggaggtagaggaggaggggGTGTCTCCTATGGAAGAGGAGAAGGCTAAGAAGTCGTTCCTGCAGAGCCTGGAGTGCCTTCGCCGCAGCACGCAGAGTCTGTCGCTGCAGAGGGAGCAGCTCAGCAGCTGCAAACTGAGGAACAGCCTGGACTCCAGCGACTCCGACTCGGCCCTGTGA